In a genomic window of bacterium:
- the waaF gene encoding lipopolysaccharide heptosyltransferase II gives MSTPRNILIVRLSAIGDVVMASPLVEAFKRTYPDARVSWLVEGGSKPVLEANTDLDEVIVWPRGQWSQALKNRHYLYFIRQFWSFVRDLRRKKFDLAVDAQGLLKSGIWVYLSGAASRIGIGSREGSRYLMTRVVDRKDADNRISSQYRLLAENMGLDIGEFQMTVSLSPEAKKYAEQFSSGLSSGYAVFCPFTTRPQKHWIEERWRELADRIIDRFELTVVLLGGPDDKEAGDLIAKPVHPRILNMAGKTTIQQAAALIKSSSLLIGVDTGLTHMGFALDAPTIALFGATAPYLNTEGTSGTVLYHPMECSPCRRNPTCEGDYTCMKAISTDEVVRTARSLLESP, from the coding sequence ATGAGCACACCCCGCAACATACTCATCGTTCGTCTCAGCGCCATAGGCGATGTCGTCATGGCCTCTCCGCTGGTCGAAGCGTTCAAACGCACCTACCCCGACGCTCGGGTTTCATGGCTGGTCGAGGGCGGCTCAAAGCCGGTCCTCGAAGCAAACACGGACCTTGACGAGGTGATCGTCTGGCCGAGGGGGCAATGGAGCCAGGCCCTTAAAAACAGGCACTACCTATATTTTATCCGGCAGTTTTGGTCTTTTGTACGCGATCTGAGAAGAAAAAAGTTTGACCTGGCGGTGGATGCCCAGGGGCTCTTGAAAAGCGGTATCTGGGTCTATCTGTCCGGTGCGGCCTCAAGGATCGGCATAGGATCGAGGGAGGGAAGCCGCTATCTCATGACCCGGGTGGTCGACAGGAAAGACGCCGACAACCGGATCAGTTCCCAATACCGACTTCTTGCCGAGAACATGGGACTGGACATCGGGGAATTCCAGATGACAGTCTCCCTGAGTCCGGAAGCAAAAAAGTACGCCGAGCAGTTCTCCAGTGGGTTATCCTCAGGCTATGCTGTTTTCTGCCCCTTCACCACCAGGCCCCAGAAACACTGGATCGAGGAACGGTGGCGTGAGTTGGCCGACCGTATCATCGACAGGTTCGAGCTGACAGTGGTTCTGCTCGGAGGACCGGATGACAAGGAGGCCGGCGACCTCATCGCGAAACCCGTACACCCCCGCATCCTGAACATGGCCGGGAAAACCACCATTCAGCAGGCAGCCGCTCTGATCAAAAGTTCCTCTCTTCTCATAGGCGTGGACACGGGTCTTACTCACATGGGGTTCGCCCTCGACGCCCCCACAATAGCCCTCTTCGGCGCGACGGCGCCCTATCTGAACACGGAGGGCACATCGGGTACCGTTCTTTACCACCCCATGGAATGTTCCCCCTGCCGGAGAAATCCTACCTGTGAAGGTGATTATACCTGCATGAAGGCGATATCTACCGATGAGGTCGTGCGGACCGCACGAAGCCTCCTGGAGTCGCCGTGA
- a CDS encoding glycosyltransferase, with protein sequence MSTTDPGKRIGIFMSFSGEGGVERMVSNLAQGMLDAGYQVDFVLARAQGRHLASIPDGVRLIKLDKRHTLGALPGLTAYLRREKPSALLAAKDRAIRVAILARFFARSDVFLAGRIGTTVSAALEGRNLLKRIFWHLGMKFFYRFTDLIVAVSEGVAKDVIQITSLPASQVTVISNPVITPVLQQLAEEPVSYPWFEDLTIPIIMGMGRLTRQKDFTTLIKAFAIVRETRKCRLLILGEGADRKDIETLAIELKICDDVNLPGFKSNPYAYLAKSSLFVLSSRWEGSPNALTEALALGRPVVSTDCPSGPSEILQDGKYGKLVPVGDVCSMAAAMSLTLDSPPESEYLRGAVEEYSVQKSTASYLKAMGLN encoded by the coding sequence ATGTCGACAACTGATCCTGGTAAACGCATAGGCATCTTCATGTCTTTTTCAGGTGAGGGCGGGGTTGAGAGGATGGTGTCCAACCTGGCCCAGGGCATGCTCGACGCCGGATACCAGGTAGACTTCGTCCTGGCCAGGGCACAGGGCAGACACCTTGCTTCCATTCCCGACGGCGTCCGCCTCATTAAGCTCGATAAACGGCACACGCTTGGGGCTTTGCCAGGCTTGACCGCCTACCTCAGGAGAGAAAAACCTTCAGCTCTGCTGGCAGCCAAGGACCGGGCTATCAGAGTCGCCATACTGGCGCGTTTTTTCGCCCGGTCCGATGTATTTCTAGCCGGGCGCATCGGCACCACTGTTTCGGCGGCCCTCGAAGGACGCAACCTGTTGAAACGAATATTCTGGCACCTGGGTATGAAATTCTTTTACAGGTTTACGGACCTTATTGTAGCCGTGTCGGAAGGGGTTGCAAAAGATGTCATACAGATCACTTCTCTACCGGCTAGCCAGGTTACCGTGATCAGCAACCCCGTTATAACACCTGTGCTTCAACAGTTGGCCGAAGAACCAGTGTCATATCCATGGTTCGAGGACCTGACAATACCGATTATCATGGGTATGGGACGCTTAACCCGGCAAAAGGACTTTACCACCCTTATAAAGGCATTTGCCATAGTAAGAGAAACGAGAAAATGCCGCCTCCTGATCCTGGGAGAAGGGGCGGACAGGAAAGATATCGAAACTTTGGCAATAGAACTGAAAATATGTGATGACGTCAACTTGCCGGGCTTTAAGAGTAACCCATACGCCTATCTTGCCAAGAGTTCACTTTTTGTACTTTCCTCCAGGTGGGAGGGGTCTCCCAACGCCCTGACTGAAGCCCTGGCATTGGGCCGGCCTGTGGTATCTACAGATTGTCCGAGCGGGCCCAGTGAGATTCTGCAGGACGGTAAATACGGCAAACTGGTTCCTGTGGGCGATGTCTGTTCCATGGCCGCAGCCATGTCCCTGACCCTCGATTCACCGCCGGAAAGCGAATATTTAAGAGGGGCCGTCGAGGAATATTCGGTTCAGAAAAGTACTGCTTCCTATCTCAAGGCCATGGGCCTTAATTGA
- a CDS encoding glycosyltransferase has protein sequence MKRPIRILHVETGRNLYGGALQVHYLLRGLANRKNVESTLVCPEGSAIAEAAREYVDELYTVPMKGDLDLLFIPRLRTIIRKESPDIIHLHSRRGADVLGGIAARLSGTRCIITRRVDNPENRLWASVKYRLYHHVVTISEGIRDVLISEGVPPEKITCVHSAVDAGLYNQDCDREWFYREFGLKKGSRVCGTVAQFIERKGHRFLLAAVPEILKKVPKARFLFFGKGPLERPLRSLCRDLGIENQVLFTGFRNDLERVFGCLDLVIHPALMEGLGVSLLQAAAAGVPILSTRVGGIPEIVHDGVNGCLIPPGDVPSLVEAAVRVLMDRELAQRLGKGGRKVIEEHFSIESMVEGNLRVYYEMAGEPRHQA, from the coding sequence GTGAAACGTCCAATACGAATCCTCCATGTCGAAACAGGCAGGAACCTCTACGGGGGCGCTCTTCAGGTCCACTACCTTCTTCGAGGGTTGGCAAATCGTAAAAATGTCGAGAGCACCCTGGTCTGTCCCGAGGGCAGCGCCATAGCCGAAGCGGCCAGGGAATACGTCGATGAGCTTTATACGGTCCCCATGAAAGGTGATCTGGACCTCCTCTTCATCCCCAGGTTAAGGACCATCATCAGGAAGGAGAGCCCGGACATCATCCATCTCCACAGCCGCCGCGGCGCGGACGTCCTGGGCGGGATCGCGGCAAGGCTTTCGGGCACACGGTGCATCATCACGCGAAGGGTGGACAACCCGGAGAACCGGTTGTGGGCCAGCGTGAAATACCGACTCTACCACCACGTGGTCACCATCTCCGAGGGGATCCGCGACGTCCTCATCAGTGAAGGGGTCCCACCGGAGAAGATCACCTGCGTCCACAGCGCCGTCGATGCCGGCCTTTACAACCAGGACTGCGACAGGGAGTGGTTTTACAGAGAGTTCGGGCTGAAGAAAGGATCCCGCGTCTGCGGAACGGTTGCCCAGTTCATCGAGAGGAAGGGACACCGTTTCCTGCTCGCTGCCGTTCCGGAGATCCTGAAGAAAGTTCCGAAGGCCCGGTTCCTGTTCTTTGGAAAGGGCCCTTTGGAAAGGCCGTTACGGTCCCTTTGCCGGGATCTGGGTATCGAAAATCAGGTTCTTTTCACCGGGTTCAGGAATGACCTGGAGCGGGTCTTCGGATGCCTTGATCTTGTGATCCATCCCGCCCTCATGGAGGGGCTGGGAGTTTCGCTGCTCCAGGCGGCGGCAGCCGGTGTACCGATATTGAGCACCCGGGTCGGTGGAATTCCAGAGATCGTCCACGACGGCGTAAACGGCTGCCTGATCCCCCCCGGAGATGTCCCTTCCCTGGTGGAGGCGGCGGTACGGGTCCTTATGGACAGGGAACTCGCGCAGAGGCTGGGAAAAGGCGGACGTAAGGTCATCGAGGAACATTTTTCCATTGAGTCCATGGTGGAAGGCAACCTGCGGGTATATTACGAAATGGCTGGAGAACCCCGGCACCAGGCGTAA
- a CDS encoding sulfotransferase family 2 domain-containing protein, which yields MLKNLQDRLLGVQKPGIIFVHIPKTGGSSISTALRKHYRLSKFNIKSEATSLAVQKRYGITSVDQDYDETLQEFRLSLIFHEAQIGKRFITGHFWANENLGILKPLGYSIITCLRNPVDRWLSHFLYSRYKEGSYGRIEQDVEEFLESQQATAFATTYVRYFGGTRPDRDYTTRSAVEGAIANLDMFDIVGFLDRLDDFRLQVQKSTGFKLRSEHKRRSPADPLVKKKIKESREF from the coding sequence ATGCTTAAGAACCTTCAAGACAGGCTGCTGGGTGTGCAAAAACCGGGGATCATTTTCGTACACATCCCCAAGACCGGCGGCAGCAGCATTTCAACTGCTCTTCGTAAACACTACCGCCTTTCAAAATTCAACATCAAATCGGAAGCCACCTCCCTGGCAGTACAGAAAAGGTACGGGATCACCAGCGTGGACCAGGATTACGATGAAACCCTTCAGGAATTCAGGCTTTCGCTGATTTTCCATGAAGCCCAGATTGGAAAACGGTTCATAACAGGCCATTTCTGGGCGAACGAAAACCTGGGAATCCTCAAGCCGCTTGGTTACAGTATCATCACCTGCCTTCGCAACCCCGTTGACAGGTGGCTCTCTCATTTCCTTTACAGCCGCTACAAGGAAGGGTCCTATGGACGGATCGAACAGGACGTTGAAGAATTTCTTGAAAGTCAACAGGCCACCGCCTTTGCCACGACATATGTGAGGTATTTCGGCGGGACCAGGCCGGACAGGGATTATACGACCAGGTCGGCTGTGGAGGGCGCCATTGCCAATCTCGACATGTTCGACATTGTGGGGTTTCTCGACCGTCTGGACGATTTCCGCTTACAGGTCCAGAAAAGCACAGGTTTCAAACTGCGATCGGAACATAAACGCCGTTCCCCTGCCGACCCGCTGGTCAAGAAAAAAATCAAGGAATCCAGGGAATTTTGA
- a CDS encoding glycosyltransferase yields the protein MDPEAPENPAAVHKHAAAPARAFDVRKLAIFLPSFEMGGVERMMVNLARGFASIGHYPDFVVKNAGSPYLADLPDEVNLIELDNLHRDSVAAAALYLDHAAPHAILTSKEENDEIAVRAKERSGARTRIVMRLPVHVTSRLKFKRRGPVKTWITYTKLKKILSKADSLVAVSQGVAQDISGITGIPLEKIRVIRNPVITPELKDLATAPVDHEWLLQKNTPVLLGIGRLGRQKNFEFLVKAFNEMRSRIDCRLIILGEGRRRSSLEKLVSRLGLNEYVELPGFVVNPFAYLARSDLFVLSSLWEGSPNVLAEALALGIPVVSTDCDSGPHEILQEGRYGRLVPVNDIEKLADAMICTLSNPLEPATLKEAVTEYNIVSAARAYVNILMSDGSFG from the coding sequence ATGGATCCTGAAGCACCTGAAAACCCCGCTGCAGTTCATAAACATGCTGCAGCCCCGGCCAGGGCTTTCGATGTAAGAAAACTGGCCATATTTCTCCCTTCCTTCGAAATGGGTGGGGTTGAGCGCATGATGGTAAACCTGGCCAGGGGGTTCGCCTCCATCGGGCATTACCCCGATTTCGTCGTTAAAAACGCTGGCAGCCCGTATCTCGCGGATCTCCCGGACGAGGTGAATTTGATCGAACTCGATAATTTACACCGTGATTCAGTGGCAGCTGCGGCTCTTTATCTGGATCACGCCGCTCCCCACGCGATACTCACATCCAAGGAGGAGAACGACGAGATTGCCGTCAGGGCAAAAGAGAGATCGGGAGCCAGGACGCGCATTGTCATGAGGCTGCCGGTTCACGTGACCAGCAGGCTCAAGTTCAAGCGGCGAGGGCCGGTCAAAACCTGGATCACATACACGAAGCTTAAAAAGATTCTGAGCAAAGCCGATTCTCTTGTTGCCGTTTCTCAAGGTGTCGCCCAAGACATATCCGGCATCACTGGGATCCCGTTGGAAAAGATCAGGGTGATCCGCAACCCGGTCATCACACCGGAGCTGAAAGACCTGGCAACGGCTCCCGTCGATCACGAATGGTTATTACAAAAGAACACTCCTGTTCTGCTGGGGATCGGGCGTTTGGGGCGCCAGAAAAATTTTGAGTTTCTCGTTAAAGCTTTCAATGAAATGAGGAGCAGGATAGACTGTCGTCTTATCATCCTCGGTGAAGGCCGACGACGATCCAGTCTCGAAAAACTTGTCAGTCGACTGGGGCTTAATGAATATGTTGAACTTCCGGGATTTGTGGTCAACCCTTTCGCCTATTTAGCCAGATCAGACCTTTTTGTACTTTCATCTCTGTGGGAAGGTTCCCCTAATGTCCTGGCAGAGGCCCTGGCCCTGGGAATCCCGGTTGTATCCACTGACTGCGACAGCGGCCCCCATGAGATCCTTCAGGAGGGCAGATACGGCAGGTTGGTCCCGGTCAATGATATTGAAAAACTGGCCGATGCCATGATCTGTACCCTTTCCAACCCGCTGGAACCTGCGACACTCAAGGAAGCGGTGACGGAATATAATATCGTGAGCGCTGCCAGAGCCTATGTGAATATTCTCATGTCCGACGGCAGTTTTGGATAA
- a CDS encoding sulfotransferase family 2 domain-containing protein → MLLSVKYNFLFVHIAKTGGTSVRAALEPLRWKDPLYIPQFLASRLSHLTGHRIASKLPRHARIIAAKEMLPRELFDKLFKFAFVRNPWDLQVSSWHHLKRERPHLVEKIPDFSEFIRWKLDPDRPYQYHVDTSIELQVDYLKDLDGTILVDFIGKYENLLADYEEACRQIGIKPPPLPHKRQAKGRSDYHEYYDEDTARLVAEFFKPDINAFGYTF, encoded by the coding sequence ATGCTCCTTTCCGTCAAATACAATTTTCTTTTTGTCCACATCGCAAAAACCGGGGGGACCAGCGTAAGAGCGGCCCTGGAGCCGCTGCGCTGGAAAGATCCGCTTTACATACCGCAGTTCCTGGCAAGCCGCCTGAGCCACCTCACCGGGCATCGCATCGCAAGCAAGCTACCGCGCCACGCCAGGATCATCGCCGCAAAGGAGATGCTTCCCAGGGAGCTTTTCGACAAGCTCTTCAAATTCGCCTTCGTACGCAACCCCTGGGACCTGCAGGTGAGTTCCTGGCATCACTTGAAGCGGGAACGGCCGCACCTCGTGGAGAAGATCCCGGATTTTTCGGAGTTCATCCGTTGGAAACTGGATCCTGACAGGCCCTACCAATACCACGTGGACACATCAATAGAACTCCAGGTGGACTACCTCAAGGATCTGGACGGCACGATCCTGGTGGATTTCATAGGAAAGTATGAAAATCTGCTGGCCGACTATGAAGAAGCCTGCAGGCAGATCGGTATCAAGCCGCCTCCCCTGCCCCATAAAAGACAGGCAAAGGGCCGGTCCGACTACCACGAATACTACGACGAGGACACAGCCCGCCTTGTGGCTGAATTTTTCAAACCGGATATCAACGCCTTCGGATATACGTTCTAA
- a CDS encoding class I SAM-dependent methyltransferase, producing MKKWLARLWYKRTIGRLKNSRYKHLLLEVDSIKARRILEVGVYNGRNSKRMIRTAMMHHASSRIEYFGFDIFDQVTLEVAEKEKTADKMPLPMEQVRLQLTSTGANIYLFQGCSHESIPNFSKTEHALIPMDFIFIDGGHSEETIMADWKNLQSVIGEKTVVVFDDYYQESAQDGCRSLISSLDPEEYCTTILEPSQIFQKDTGPLVISFAKVTRV from the coding sequence ATGAAGAAGTGGTTAGCCAGGCTCTGGTATAAAAGAACGATCGGAAGGCTGAAAAACAGCCGGTACAAGCACCTGCTGCTTGAGGTCGATTCAATAAAAGCAAGGCGTATCCTGGAGGTGGGGGTCTACAACGGCAGGAACTCAAAAAGGATGATCCGGACAGCGATGATGCATCATGCTTCCAGCAGAATAGAATATTTTGGTTTTGATATTTTCGACCAAGTCACCCTCGAAGTTGCTGAAAAAGAAAAGACTGCCGACAAAATGCCCCTCCCGATGGAGCAGGTCCGCCTTCAGTTGACATCTACCGGTGCCAACATCTACCTGTTCCAGGGGTGTTCCCATGAAAGCATTCCCAATTTCTCGAAAACGGAACATGCCTTGATCCCTATGGACTTTATTTTTATCGATGGCGGACACTCCGAAGAAACGATAATGGCGGACTGGAAGAACCTGCAGTCGGTCATCGGTGAAAAGACAGTTGTTGTCTTCGATGATTATTATCAGGAATCAGCGCAAGATGGCTGCCGCAGCCTGATCTCCTCCCTTGACCCTGAGGAGTACTGCACCACTATACTAGAACCTTCTCAAATCTTTCAGAAGGATACAGGCCCACTTGTGATCAGTTTTGCGAAAGTGACCAGAGTATAG
- the asnB gene encoding asparagine synthase (glutamine-hydrolyzing) gives MCGITGIFRRSEGGPSGHLEASVGKLSHRGPDDRGYYLHGSLGMGHTRLSIIDLEGGRQPLYAGNESLVLIANGEIYNYIELRRNLKKLGHEFLTQSDSEVILHAYEEYGEDFLPRLRGMFAFALFDKRLQRLLLARDRIGIKPMFLAGLPDGVAFSSELKSLIPLLGNAPEIDPDGLLQYIQNQFSSGSTTILKGVERVLPGEAVRIERGRINRRWRYWSALDVKPEEMDQMEAQERFDAIMETAMVQHMRSDVPFGLFLSGGADSAILLALLSHFKGEPIRTFSVGFPGTRLTSELPAAGRMARRFSSIHTQITPSEKDIFNILPLTVWAADDLMRDYANMPTAILSATAAQELKVVFSGEGGDEVFAGYGRYRSSPSERFVKNLIFPGSGGFRTRGDLRRRWPRKLLQKPFLDSVQSARSPFVKAWSETPRSWSDLERMQYVDLVTALPDNLLVKADRMMMAFGLEGRVPFLDHRVVEFGLSLPDHLKVERGNGKLFLRKWALQYLPPEHLDTPKKGFHVPVGEWLNTSFLDGLRKTLPRDAGVTRWFKPEGILELINHCGSSPVSGRVLWSIIQFALWHRIFIEGSGERPPESINPMDILN, from the coding sequence GTGTGCGGGATAACTGGTATTTTCAGAAGGTCAGAGGGGGGCCCGTCAGGGCACCTGGAGGCCTCTGTCGGGAAACTGTCCCACCGTGGCCCTGATGACAGAGGGTACTACCTCCATGGTTCGCTGGGAATGGGTCATACGAGGCTTTCCATTATCGACCTGGAGGGAGGCCGACAACCCCTTTACGCCGGTAATGAAAGTCTGGTCCTGATAGCCAATGGTGAGATCTACAACTACATTGAACTCCGCCGGAATCTGAAAAAACTCGGACATGAGTTCCTAACGCAATCGGATTCTGAGGTGATCCTGCACGCCTATGAGGAATACGGGGAAGACTTCCTCCCCCGCCTTCGGGGGATGTTCGCCTTTGCGCTCTTCGATAAGCGCCTGCAGAGGTTGCTCCTGGCAAGGGATCGGATAGGGATCAAACCAATGTTCCTGGCCGGGCTGCCTGACGGAGTGGCATTTTCGTCCGAGCTAAAGTCCCTCATCCCGCTCCTGGGCAATGCCCCCGAAATCGATCCGGATGGCCTTCTCCAGTACATCCAGAACCAGTTTTCATCAGGGTCCACCACGATCCTGAAAGGTGTGGAGCGAGTGCTCCCGGGTGAGGCTGTCCGCATCGAGCGCGGCCGGATAAACCGCCGATGGCGTTACTGGTCGGCGCTGGACGTAAAACCGGAAGAAATGGATCAGATGGAAGCTCAGGAAAGGTTCGACGCCATCATGGAAACGGCTATGGTGCAGCACATGCGCTCGGATGTGCCCTTTGGCCTTTTCCTGTCCGGAGGTGCGGATTCGGCGATCCTGCTGGCCCTGCTGAGCCACTTCAAGGGCGAGCCGATCAGGACCTTTTCGGTAGGGTTCCCGGGAACGCGGCTGACCAGTGAACTGCCGGCCGCCGGACGGATGGCCCGCCGGTTTTCAAGCATCCACACCCAGATCACACCTTCTGAAAAAGATATTTTCAATATTCTCCCCCTTACTGTATGGGCGGCTGACGACCTTATGCGGGATTATGCGAACATGCCAACGGCCATTCTTTCAGCCACCGCAGCCCAGGAACTGAAGGTCGTTTTCTCCGGCGAAGGCGGGGACGAAGTCTTTGCCGGGTATGGGCGGTACAGATCGTCTCCATCAGAACGTTTTGTTAAAAATCTTATCTTCCCTGGCTCAGGCGGGTTTCGGACCCGTGGGGATCTGCGCCGCCGCTGGCCCCGAAAACTGCTTCAGAAACCTTTTTTGGACTCGGTTCAGTCTGCCAGAAGTCCCTTCGTGAAGGCCTGGTCTGAAACTCCCCGCTCCTGGAGCGATCTTGAAAGGATGCAATACGTTGACCTTGTCACGGCCCTTCCGGACAACCTTCTCGTCAAGGCGGACCGCATGATGATGGCTTTCGGTCTTGAAGGCCGGGTCCCCTTTCTGGATCACCGGGTTGTCGAGTTCGGTCTTTCCCTGCCCGACCACTTGAAGGTCGAGCGCGGGAATGGCAAATTGTTTCTGAGGAAATGGGCACTGCAATATCTGCCGCCGGAGCACCTCGATACCCCCAAGAAAGGGTTTCATGTTCCTGTGGGTGAGTGGCTGAATACAAGTTTCCTGGATGGGCTCCGAAAAACACTGCCCCGCGATGCCGGGGTCACCCGGTGGTTCAAACCTGAGGGAATCCTTGAGCTTATAAACCATTGCGGAAGTTCGCCGGTATCGGGCCGGGTGCTCTGGTCAATCATTCAGTTCGCTCTCTGGCACAGGATCTTCATCGAGGGATCAGGCGAGCGCCCACCCGAATCTATAAACCCGATGGATATATTAAACTGA
- a CDS encoding methyltransferase domain-containing protein: MKQYAWYYSLRSALKGSPTRTRFQSNRWLRIHCRDIAGDVLSIGAGHDSDRQGGVYRDYFPDAASYTTSEVSDEFGSDLVLDVRSMPQIEDATYDCVYCSGVLEHVDDYRSGLAEMTRILKPGGIFLLGLPFRQAPHLAPHDYWRFTEYGIRYLLGDSFDILDLTAVDVDRSGMPATYWVKSRKKR; this comes from the coding sequence TTGAAGCAATATGCCTGGTACTATTCATTGCGCAGTGCCCTGAAGGGGTCTCCTACCCGCACGCGTTTTCAAAGCAATAGATGGCTGCGTATTCACTGCCGCGACATCGCGGGTGACGTTCTGTCCATCGGAGCGGGGCACGATTCAGACCGCCAGGGGGGGGTCTACAGGGACTATTTTCCCGACGCCGCGTCCTACACGACATCTGAAGTAAGTGATGAGTTCGGCAGTGACCTTGTGCTGGATGTCCGCTCCATGCCTCAGATCGAGGACGCAACCTACGATTGCGTATACTGCAGCGGGGTGTTGGAGCATGTCGACGACTACCGCAGTGGCCTGGCCGAGATGACCAGGATACTCAAGCCGGGGGGGATTTTTCTCCTGGGCCTGCCTTTCAGACAGGCACCCCATCTCGCTCCTCACGACTACTGGCGCTTTACCGAATATGGTATCCGCTATCTCCTGGGCGACTCCTTTGACATCCTCGATCTGACCGCAGTGGACGTTGACAGATCGGGGATGCCCGCCACCTACTGGGTCAAATCACGCAAGAAACGCTAG
- a CDS encoding glycosyltransferase — MIRKADVSLVCRGMDGGIGTYTLNMYKGLSKKGYRVHLVCLERDLQYLENRLPESDILITSSPDYRKGVSCMGRYLEAAQPKVLITPQLRPTIIALRARAAFNPGTRIYPVIHSTYSEEFRHLPVSKRFFRLLRLRYHYKKCDGIIAVSAGAAGDFTRMTGISESAVSVVYNPVNTSEILSRAAQPLHHPWFNNGQPPVVLGIGRLVWEKNFQMLIEAFEIVRSRIASRLMILGDGPHRQKLERRIQASPFSGDISMPGRVPNPYQFIRRSALLTLSSNYEGLPTVLIEALASGTPVVSTDCPNGPREILKDGKYGQIVSVNKPEKLADAMIQTLGSPLSSKVLKKRALNFDIDSSVANYLRLFGLTDGS; from the coding sequence ATGATCAGAAAAGCAGACGTCAGCCTGGTGTGCCGCGGGATGGACGGAGGCATCGGTACCTACACACTCAACATGTATAAAGGTCTGAGTAAGAAAGGGTACCGGGTGCACCTTGTCTGCCTCGAGCGCGACCTGCAATACCTGGAAAATCGCCTTCCGGAATCGGATATCCTTATCACTTCGTCCCCGGATTATCGGAAAGGCGTTTCCTGTATGGGCAGGTACCTTGAGGCTGCGCAACCGAAAGTGCTCATCACACCTCAACTCCGTCCGACCATCATTGCTCTTCGCGCCAGGGCCGCATTCAACCCGGGAACCAGGATTTATCCTGTTATCCATTCCACCTACAGTGAGGAGTTCAGGCACCTTCCAGTGTCAAAGAGGTTCTTCAGACTCCTTCGATTACGATACCATTACAAGAAGTGCGATGGCATAATCGCCGTATCAGCCGGTGCGGCCGGGGATTTTACCAGGATGACCGGGATCTCCGAAAGCGCAGTTTCAGTCGTTTACAACCCTGTCAACACCAGTGAGATCCTGTCCAGGGCAGCCCAGCCGCTGCACCACCCCTGGTTTAATAATGGACAGCCGCCTGTCGTCCTCGGCATCGGTCGGCTGGTTTGGGAGAAGAATTTTCAGATGCTCATAGAAGCCTTCGAAATAGTCCGCTCCCGGATTGCTTCCCGCCTAATGATACTGGGTGATGGGCCGCACAGGCAAAAGCTTGAACGCAGGATACAGGCTTCACCTTTTTCAGGTGATATCAGTATGCCGGGCCGTGTTCCCAATCCCTACCAGTTCATCAGGAGATCGGCTCTGTTAACGCTATCATCCAATTATGAGGGGCTTCCTACCGTGCTCATTGAAGCCCTGGCAAGCGGCACCCCCGTGGTGTCCACGGACTGCCCGAACGGACCGAGGGAGATACTCAAAGACGGCAAATATGGACAAATAGTATCTGTGAATAAGCCGGAGAAACTCGCCGATGCCATGATCCAAACATTGGGTAGTCCCCTTTCTTCTAAAGTGCTGAAAAAAAGGGCCTTAAATTTTGACATTGACTCTTCAGTCGCTAATTACCTGAGGCTTTTCGGGCTGACCGATGGATCCTGA